The Prosthecobacter dejongeii genome contains a region encoding:
- a CDS encoding OsmC family protein — translation MAVSITVDYEGGLRCRATHGPSQNQFVTDAPVDNHGKGESFSPTDLVATALATCMATVMNIKAQQKGYDLVGMKVSVEKHMSEDSPRRIVRLPIVIEIPFPESHPDRKILEATALACPVHHSVHPDIDKPVSFVWNG, via the coding sequence ATGGCTGTTTCCATCACTGTTGATTATGAAGGCGGACTTCGTTGCCGCGCCACCCACGGTCCTTCCCAGAACCAGTTTGTCACGGATGCCCCCGTGGACAATCACGGCAAAGGGGAATCCTTTTCCCCCACGGACCTCGTCGCTACCGCGCTGGCCACCTGCATGGCTACGGTCATGAACATCAAAGCCCAGCAAAAGGGGTACGACCTTGTGGGCATGAAAGTCAGTGTGGAAAAACACATGAGTGAGGATTCCCCTCGCCGCATCGTGCGCCTCCCCATTGTTATCGAAATCCCCTTTCCCGAAAGCCATCCCGACCGCAAGATCCTCGAGGCCACGGCTCTCGCTTGCCCGGTGCATCACAGCGTGCATCCAGACATTGATAAGCCAGTGTCGTTCGTCTGGAACGGCTAA
- a CDS encoding protein kinase domain-containing protein: protein MDEPEGTSPKTSPSGLGEEKSSTLIISDSEVQNLFAAAIGQTQAQRPTALKDWCPPEVDDLQRVLTQYESIEFLARGGMGAVYLGIQKSLNRKVAIKVLPKELGEADSLFLERFKREARVMAQLSHPNIVAVYDTGETEDGLLYFVMEYIEGTDVARMIAAQGRLAPAQALKIVHDVCDALAFAHEEGIIHRDIKPSNVMLDKKGRVKVADFGLARTLDLQGSLLTGSDWALGTADYIAPEVFVPGTKVDQRSDLYAVGVMLYQMLTGHVPRGRFQHPSKLVSQIDERLDAVVDRALQTDREQRYSSATDFRKDITELRHLSPSGSSARLRSGEASPHTSDDTSVKGSSNARKLTKVWKWGLCIGASLLMIAAWVLTLGSVAPPTSSRESRLPPFTFPPGQWVNIQQRMQSADNVSVSQDGWVTVNPPIVIAPVTGPPTSNAGVRVRFKRSPEKVVAPQLLLRFADSAGYSIFPNGDCLILRRNDPKTRSQTELKRFFMPIPKSGEEFTMAFSAIGDLLIAQLNGQTVTYRLDLSKEPRLGTDMKLYDVAQNGFRDVEVINLEGLSEGEALKRMGEFKSIELRDMTGKEAPRTALPFEQTKLGKASEAVLSSQAEYPPGTWVPVAEQILNLPKEHQQNLTQIPGSPWITPTRPFTLSPSNTEGKNWGVRARFRRAHDKHGQLQIRKRQTPTDLQTYQLMLNDRNEVELAHFRREPWPDQRNIRVILNHALNAPILPGMPYTLELWAIGNKFYVRVNETQYPVVMDEGLAQGICGIYTGEAFSGIEFINLNGLTEEKALQQARLSQSIAPLSPSLTIHSASAWTDALTEPPLKDDVAKLERMEKGYLLPRPKEWRLGTASRAAALHVRGTHRSSTGAGLVMYYEDGSDLHVNFSSQHAVMSYYRRHESLSPLKLDERDDIVVEGLTHDYWLWRMGGRLIVALNEMVLFDVADPNPSAAQLALRFHPTTNLTVDQVEYLPVDKLTLKEAMTRARMPGGTSLVASEMPASSIQDAPIQVLNFGGHRYQFIRGAFTWLEAKTYAEAMGGHLATLTTPEESEWALRTFLTRTNTGLWLGGRRGENNRWYWITGETWDHEAWAKTVSGESALNEDRVGANSLPENSLHLVTYAAFVPPGGWDNRPESRHPVGAHFQNGFLVEWDHQEGPSASPKLSFKKHRYQFIPFTGDWEQAQKMAETLGGHLVTITDPTEYGWFLQNMASYAEQIYLGGQRPAKGPWQWVTGERWQFTAWGRHMDGQTEPLDIAPDQEARLEFVSSLPFEKPGGWNDAAATTTPLPKKVSTGFVVEWDNPLEKP, encoded by the coding sequence ATGGATGAGCCTGAAGGCACTTCACCCAAGACTTCACCCTCGGGGTTAGGTGAAGAAAAATCATCCACATTGATCATTTCGGATAGCGAAGTTCAAAATCTCTTCGCAGCGGCGATTGGCCAAACACAAGCGCAGCGCCCCACCGCGCTGAAGGACTGGTGTCCCCCGGAAGTGGATGATCTGCAGCGGGTGCTGACACAGTACGAGTCCATCGAATTTCTGGCTCGCGGTGGGATGGGTGCCGTTTATCTAGGAATCCAGAAGTCTTTAAACCGAAAAGTTGCGATTAAAGTACTCCCCAAGGAATTGGGGGAAGCTGACAGTTTGTTTTTAGAGCGGTTTAAGCGAGAAGCGAGGGTGATGGCGCAGTTGAGCCATCCAAATATCGTTGCTGTGTATGATACAGGGGAAACGGAAGACGGGCTTCTCTACTTTGTCATGGAGTACATCGAGGGGACGGATGTCGCGCGAATGATCGCGGCTCAAGGCAGATTGGCACCTGCACAGGCTTTGAAGATCGTCCATGATGTGTGTGACGCATTGGCCTTCGCCCATGAGGAGGGCATCATCCACCGGGATATTAAGCCCTCCAATGTGATGCTGGACAAGAAAGGCCGCGTCAAAGTCGCCGATTTTGGTCTAGCCCGCACATTGGATTTACAGGGTAGTCTTCTCACTGGAAGCGATTGGGCCTTAGGCACGGCAGATTACATAGCGCCAGAGGTCTTCGTGCCGGGCACCAAAGTGGATCAAAGATCTGACCTGTATGCGGTGGGAGTGATGCTTTACCAAATGCTGACGGGCCACGTGCCTAGAGGTCGCTTTCAACATCCCTCAAAACTGGTTTCTCAGATTGATGAGCGATTGGATGCCGTTGTGGACCGGGCCTTACAGACGGATCGTGAGCAGCGTTATTCTTCGGCCACAGATTTTCGAAAGGACATCACTGAACTTCGCCATTTGTCACCCAGCGGCTCTTCAGCCCGATTGAGGTCCGGTGAGGCATCGCCTCACACAAGTGATGACACGTCCGTCAAAGGATCATCAAATGCAAGAAAGCTCACCAAAGTCTGGAAATGGGGACTGTGTATCGGGGCCAGCCTTCTAATGATCGCGGCCTGGGTTTTGACCCTCGGTTCTGTGGCCCCACCAACGAGCTCCAGAGAGAGTAGATTGCCGCCCTTCACCTTTCCTCCTGGGCAATGGGTCAACATTCAGCAGCGCATGCAAAGTGCTGATAATGTTTCGGTATCTCAGGACGGCTGGGTGACGGTAAATCCCCCCATTGTCATTGCACCCGTAACTGGGCCCCCAACTTCAAATGCAGGGGTGCGAGTGCGGTTCAAGCGATCGCCTGAAAAAGTCGTCGCTCCTCAACTCTTGCTGCGCTTTGCAGACAGCGCTGGATATAGCATCTTCCCGAATGGGGATTGCCTGATCCTCCGGAGGAATGATCCAAAGACTCGCAGTCAAACGGAGCTGAAACGTTTTTTTATGCCGATCCCCAAAAGTGGGGAGGAATTCACCATGGCCTTTTCTGCCATCGGAGATCTTCTCATCGCTCAGCTCAACGGCCAAACAGTCACGTATCGTCTTGATCTAAGTAAGGAGCCCCGATTAGGCACCGATATGAAGCTTTACGACGTTGCCCAAAATGGCTTCCGCGATGTGGAAGTGATCAATCTTGAAGGTTTGAGCGAAGGGGAGGCACTGAAACGGATGGGTGAGTTTAAAAGCATTGAGTTGCGTGACATGACCGGGAAGGAAGCCCCACGCACAGCATTGCCTTTTGAGCAAACAAAGTTAGGCAAAGCTTCCGAGGCCGTGTTGTCTAGCCAAGCCGAGTACCCACCAGGGACATGGGTGCCCGTGGCGGAACAGATTCTCAACCTGCCTAAAGAGCACCAACAGAATCTGACCCAAATACCCGGCAGTCCGTGGATCACCCCCACCCGCCCCTTCACCCTTTCTCCAAGCAATACGGAGGGAAAGAACTGGGGCGTAAGAGCGCGCTTTCGTCGCGCCCATGACAAGCATGGACAACTTCAAATTCGCAAGCGGCAAACCCCGACTGATTTGCAGACTTACCAGTTGATGTTGAATGATAGAAACGAAGTGGAACTAGCGCATTTTCGCCGAGAGCCCTGGCCAGACCAGCGTAACATTCGAGTCATCCTGAACCATGCTTTGAATGCACCGATTCTCCCAGGAATGCCTTACACACTGGAGCTCTGGGCGATTGGAAATAAATTTTACGTGCGAGTCAATGAGACTCAGTATCCAGTGGTGATGGATGAAGGGCTCGCTCAGGGGATCTGTGGGATTTATACGGGTGAAGCATTCAGCGGAATCGAGTTTATCAACCTGAATGGATTGACCGAAGAAAAAGCCTTGCAACAGGCCCGGCTGAGTCAAAGCATCGCCCCTCTTTCGCCTAGCCTAACCATCCATTCAGCCTCTGCCTGGACCGATGCTTTGACAGAGCCGCCCCTGAAGGACGACGTGGCAAAGCTAGAGAGGATGGAGAAAGGCTATTTGTTACCCCGCCCCAAAGAGTGGCGGTTAGGCACTGCCAGCCGAGCAGCCGCGCTGCATGTGCGTGGCACTCATCGTAGCAGCACAGGCGCAGGATTGGTGATGTACTATGAGGATGGTTCCGATCTTCATGTCAACTTTTCCAGCCAGCATGCCGTGATGTCTTATTATCGCCGACATGAAAGCCTATCTCCGTTAAAGCTGGATGAGAGAGATGACATTGTCGTGGAGGGACTAACCCATGATTACTGGCTCTGGCGCATGGGAGGGCGCTTGATCGTGGCCCTCAATGAAATGGTTCTTTTCGACGTGGCAGACCCGAATCCCTCAGCGGCCCAGCTAGCCCTGAGATTCCACCCCACGACCAATCTAACGGTGGATCAAGTGGAGTATCTGCCCGTGGATAAGTTAACGCTGAAGGAAGCCATGACGCGGGCAAGAATGCCGGGAGGGACATCCCTAGTGGCCAGTGAAATGCCTGCCAGCAGCATCCAGGATGCGCCTATCCAAGTTTTGAATTTTGGTGGACACCGATATCAATTCATTCGCGGGGCCTTCACTTGGCTGGAGGCGAAAACTTACGCTGAGGCGATGGGTGGCCACCTAGCCACTCTGACCACGCCTGAGGAATCTGAGTGGGCTCTGCGCACCTTTCTTACCCGCACAAACACGGGCCTCTGGCTAGGTGGGCGACGTGGAGAAAACAACCGCTGGTATTGGATCACAGGCGAAACCTGGGATCATGAGGCCTGGGCCAAGACGGTGAGTGGAGAGTCCGCTTTGAATGAAGATAGAGTCGGTGCGAATTCGCTGCCCGAAAACAGTCTCCATCTCGTCACCTATGCCGCTTTTGTTCCTCCAGGGGGATGGGACAATCGGCCAGAGAGTCGGCATCCAGTGGGGGCTCATTTCCAAAATGGATTTTTAGTGGAGTGGGATCATCAGGAAGGGCCTAGCGCCAGTCCCAAGCTCTCCTTTAAAAAACACCGTTATCAGTTCATCCCGTTTACGGGAGACTGGGAGCAGGCACAGAAAATGGCCGAGACGCTGGGAGGACACCTTGTCACAATCACAGATCCCACAGAGTACGGGTGGTTTCTGCAAAACATGGCGAGCTACGCAGAACAGATCTACCTGGGCGGCCAAAGACCTGCAAAGGGTCCCTGGCAATGGGTCACCGGAGAACGCTGGCAATTCACGGCGTGGGGTCGCCACATGGATGGGCAGACGGAACCCCTCGATATAGCCCCTGATCAGGAAGCTCGCCTGGAGTTCGTCTCTTCACTCCCTTTTGAAAAACCAGGGGGCTGGAATGATGCCGCTGCAACCACCACTCCCCTGCCCAAAAAGGTCTCGACAGGGTTTGTGGTGGAGTGGGACAATCCGCTAGAGAAGCCTTAA
- a CDS encoding PH domain-containing protein, whose translation MSTSLPPSANTPAETTLWQGHTSQWVHFWYYFFCLLIAVGCVVGAAFTAGLSALGLVIPLLMWVVRWWVTKCTSYELTTQRLKISSGILNRKLDELELFRVKDYAMDQPLFLRLLGLGNLTLVTSDASSPHVAIKAIPGVEAVREKLRTAVQTERDRKRVRELDVDGSEGSIL comes from the coding sequence ATGTCCACTTCCTTACCTCCTTCGGCCAACACACCTGCTGAAACCACACTCTGGCAAGGGCACACGTCGCAGTGGGTCCATTTTTGGTATTATTTTTTCTGCCTTTTGATCGCAGTGGGCTGCGTGGTCGGCGCAGCATTCACGGCCGGACTATCGGCCCTGGGTCTAGTGATCCCTTTATTAATGTGGGTGGTCCGGTGGTGGGTGACGAAATGTACTTCTTATGAACTGACCACTCAGCGCCTGAAGATCAGCAGCGGGATTTTAAATCGTAAGCTGGATGAGTTGGAGCTTTTCCGAGTAAAGGACTATGCCATGGATCAGCCGCTGTTTTTGCGTCTTTTAGGTCTTGGTAACCTGACTTTAGTGACGTCGGATGCGAGCAGCCCCCATGTAGCGATCAAGGCGATTCCGGGAGTTGAAGCAGTGCGTGAAAAACTGCGCACAGCGGTGCAAACGGAACGTGATCGCAAACGAGTGCGTGAGCTGGATGTGGATGGCTCTGAGGGGTCGATCCTTTAG
- a CDS encoding polysaccharide biosynthesis/export family protein, whose product MAPRTPTAPTAAARPVFQVGDQLELFVKEDLTLNGSYLVREGGYIVIPRAGRINVAGLSREEAEPRVREFLQKTQLKEATVIVERTPGVASGTGAVGAGPTGVPRVMVFITGSVPRTGAHAIPAPAGKSVGVYEALLISGGLTKFATLDKIEIFRYDASGRRRKSVIDMRPIMKGEADDPPISEGDIINVPEKVFGF is encoded by the coding sequence GTGGCGCCCAGAACTCCGACTGCGCCGACAGCTGCTGCGCGTCCTGTTTTCCAGGTCGGTGATCAATTGGAGCTCTTCGTGAAGGAGGATTTGACTCTGAATGGCAGTTATCTGGTTCGCGAAGGTGGGTACATAGTCATTCCACGGGCAGGGCGGATCAATGTGGCAGGTCTTTCCAGGGAAGAGGCTGAGCCACGGGTGCGGGAATTTCTTCAGAAGACTCAGCTCAAGGAAGCTACCGTGATTGTTGAGCGCACACCTGGCGTCGCTAGTGGCACAGGTGCCGTAGGTGCAGGGCCTACGGGTGTGCCTCGTGTCATGGTTTTTATCACAGGCAGTGTTCCACGTACAGGTGCCCATGCCATTCCTGCGCCAGCGGGCAAATCCGTCGGCGTTTATGAAGCTTTGCTCATCAGTGGTGGCCTGACGAAATTTGCCACTCTAGATAAAATCGAAATTTTCCGATATGATGCCTCCGGCCGTCGCCGCAAATCGGTCATTGATATGCGGCCAATCATGAAGGGGGAGGCCGATGATCCGCCGATTTCAGAGGGCGATATCATCAACGTGCCGGAGAAAGTCTTCGGTTTCTGA
- a CDS encoding Gfo/Idh/MocA family protein — protein MNRRTLLQQTSALGITTAFSSLSRLRAADQAGKKLKVAVVALGRGMAHVQALLKLPDVEIAYLAETDSNRLEKGLKVVADQQAVSCQGVKDFRKILEDKSVDAVFIATPNFWHTPMAILAMQAGKHVYVEKPGSQNPGEAEALVAAMKKYDRVVQMGNQRRTWMKEAIEALHGGVIGPVRYGRGFYYNSRKEVGAPVQPAPADMDWNLWQGPVPDDAKHDIKKYAHYDWHWLWHWGNGELGNNGIHTLDILRWGIKGDYPLKVTYNGGRYFYDDVQETPDTGTAVYDFGHAGMSWECSSCHPRAAEKPLSEVVFYGDNGTMGIGRDSWTIYDPKGKEISQGKGAGGGDPAHMGNFLDAIRGKAKLNSPIDEGQKSTMLCHLGNIAYRTNTVVRCDPKTGRMIDNPEGEKLWTREYRAGWGL, from the coding sequence ATGAATCGCCGCACCCTTCTCCAGCAAACGTCCGCCCTTGGGATCACCACTGCCTTTTCTTCTCTCAGCCGGCTGCGTGCTGCAGATCAGGCGGGTAAAAAGCTCAAGGTCGCCGTTGTGGCCTTGGGCCGTGGCATGGCGCACGTGCAAGCACTCTTGAAGCTGCCAGATGTCGAGATTGCCTACCTCGCGGAGACCGATTCCAATCGCCTGGAAAAGGGCCTCAAAGTGGTGGCGGATCAGCAGGCCGTCTCCTGCCAGGGCGTGAAGGACTTCCGCAAAATCCTCGAAGACAAATCCGTGGATGCCGTCTTCATCGCCACGCCGAATTTCTGGCACACTCCCATGGCCATCCTCGCCATGCAGGCAGGCAAACACGTCTATGTGGAAAAACCCGGCAGCCAGAATCCTGGCGAAGCTGAGGCCCTGGTGGCCGCAATGAAAAAATACGATCGTGTCGTGCAGATGGGCAATCAGCGCCGCACCTGGATGAAAGAGGCCATCGAAGCCCTGCACGGTGGCGTCATCGGTCCCGTCCGTTACGGCCGTGGGTTTTACTACAACTCCCGCAAAGAAGTCGGGGCACCTGTACAGCCTGCACCTGCTGACATGGACTGGAACCTCTGGCAGGGGCCCGTGCCGGATGATGCCAAGCATGACATCAAAAAATACGCTCACTACGACTGGCACTGGCTCTGGCACTGGGGCAATGGCGAGCTGGGCAACAACGGCATCCACACCCTCGATATCCTGCGTTGGGGCATCAAAGGTGATTATCCTCTCAAGGTGACCTACAATGGTGGCCGGTACTTTTATGATGATGTGCAGGAAACCCCAGACACCGGCACCGCCGTTTATGACTTCGGCCATGCAGGCATGAGCTGGGAGTGCAGCAGTTGCCATCCCCGTGCAGCGGAAAAACCTTTGTCTGAGGTCGTCTTTTATGGTGATAACGGCACCATGGGCATCGGTCGAGATTCCTGGACGATTTATGACCCGAAAGGCAAAGAAATCAGCCAAGGCAAAGGCGCCGGCGGTGGTGACCCGGCCCACATGGGCAACTTCCTCGATGCCATTCGTGGCAAGGCCAAGCTCAACAGTCCCATTGATGAAGGGCAGAAGAGCACCATGCTTTGCCACCTGGGTAATATTGCCTACCGAACCAACACCGTCGTCCGTTGCGATCCGAAAACAGGCCGCATGATCGATAACCCCGAAGGTGAAAAACTGTGGACGCGTGAATACCGCGCAGGTTGGGGGCTTTAA
- a CDS encoding polysaccharide biosynthesis tyrosine autokinase: MNSKANNSGSKNSKLDSSVIVRVILGYEEYWRLMLILLMNGVLAATCYFVYASAAYQSQSLVRVNSFIVANDAAQGLPDGDRTYRQLRALSDQLMSGYLVLEAAKKIGIADSKTTYDYLRETTLRVCRVTMLDQSHLEILIVSLSPDVVRDMPKALVEVFEEVRLKMRDEYRQQAIQRYAQEINEVRKKVTEQLDNKLKFEEQSALASAQIEMERLSNIPVDIVRTKYRLKEHEEISAVLAQQGNALDVVGKLSLVSNFTDSEKDPLEAGRVVRKAGGAAPFTFSSPSTDKKVTQLVVQPNMVDGLKPWQELEKNKRALEEKIRFARLKFLDGHPEVQKLVEELKQVEAGLEIELKVALSAFELEKDRLAEKVQELETKLPEYHKSTKTFDVKKQDYDLLEKSQLAWDKAYEKLSQRVESLEFDSDSSSLTLEFRGFTNLRDGVPISPNKSKLLMLGCLLGVGLAGGVPFLLKRFDSSVVELNEFEGTLGINGIGLVPLSDPKVLEQLNRSPTIGSTVPNALLENFRLIRSSILLNKSPKGDGRVIMITSARPSEGKTTVSSNISWAFSSLGERTLLIDCDLRRGRVHQVVDASNAVGMTDLLTGRASLDDCIQKAAADNLWTISRGAVVPGTTELLNSGVFAAIIEELKSKFDRIILDTPPVLGLSETAFLQHHADGIVVIVRCGHTLRKDVEDAVQSLKKLGGHFYGFVLNGVDFTKRANHYYYYYYSSSYYDSNWDEPQKKVI, from the coding sequence ATGAATTCTAAAGCAAATAATTCCGGTTCCAAAAACTCCAAGCTCGATAGTTCCGTCATCGTACGGGTCATCCTGGGCTATGAAGAGTACTGGCGCTTGATGCTGATTCTTTTGATGAACGGGGTTCTGGCTGCGACCTGTTATTTCGTTTACGCCAGTGCGGCTTATCAGTCGCAATCCTTGGTGCGGGTGAATTCGTTCATCGTTGCCAATGACGCAGCACAGGGGCTGCCGGACGGAGACCGCACTTATCGTCAATTGAGGGCTCTTTCGGATCAGTTGATGTCGGGTTATTTGGTCTTGGAAGCTGCGAAGAAGATAGGAATCGCCGATTCAAAAACGACGTATGATTACCTGCGCGAGACCACCCTCAGGGTGTGCCGCGTGACCATGCTTGATCAGAGTCACTTGGAAATTTTGATTGTCTCATTATCGCCGGATGTAGTCCGAGATATGCCCAAGGCCTTGGTTGAAGTTTTTGAGGAAGTTCGTCTCAAGATGCGGGATGAATATCGCCAGCAGGCCATCCAGCGTTATGCCCAGGAAATCAATGAGGTGCGGAAAAAGGTCACGGAGCAACTCGATAACAAACTGAAGTTTGAAGAGCAGAGCGCGCTAGCCAGTGCGCAGATCGAAATGGAACGCTTGAGCAATATCCCTGTGGATATTGTGAGAACCAAATACCGTCTCAAGGAGCATGAGGAAATCAGTGCTGTTTTGGCTCAACAGGGAAATGCGCTGGATGTGGTGGGTAAGCTTTCGCTGGTGAGTAATTTCACTGATAGCGAAAAAGATCCTCTCGAAGCAGGAAGAGTGGTCCGTAAAGCAGGGGGTGCTGCACCTTTCACCTTCAGTAGCCCGAGCACGGATAAAAAAGTGACTCAACTTGTCGTGCAGCCGAACATGGTTGATGGCTTAAAGCCGTGGCAAGAATTGGAAAAAAACAAGCGGGCACTGGAGGAAAAGATCCGCTTTGCTCGCTTGAAATTCCTGGATGGACATCCCGAAGTCCAAAAGCTGGTGGAAGAATTGAAACAGGTCGAGGCAGGTCTCGAAATCGAATTGAAAGTGGCTCTATCTGCTTTTGAGTTGGAGAAGGATCGTCTAGCTGAAAAAGTTCAAGAGTTGGAGACCAAACTTCCAGAATATCATAAATCCACGAAGACCTTCGATGTGAAGAAGCAGGATTATGACTTGTTGGAAAAAAGCCAGCTTGCTTGGGATAAAGCTTACGAAAAACTCAGTCAGCGAGTTGAAAGTCTGGAGTTTGATTCAGACAGCTCATCCCTGACTTTGGAGTTCCGTGGATTCACAAATTTGCGCGATGGCGTCCCGATCTCTCCCAACAAATCCAAGCTACTGATGTTAGGGTGTCTGTTAGGTGTAGGACTGGCAGGAGGTGTTCCATTCTTGCTGAAGCGTTTTGATAGTTCCGTGGTGGAGCTCAATGAGTTTGAAGGCACACTTGGTATCAACGGCATTGGTTTGGTTCCTTTGAGCGACCCCAAAGTTCTGGAACAACTGAACCGTTCTCCCACCATTGGTTCAACGGTGCCGAACGCACTTTTGGAGAATTTCCGTCTCATTCGAAGCAGTATTTTGCTCAATAAGAGCCCCAAAGGTGATGGGCGCGTGATCATGATCACAAGCGCACGGCCTAGTGAGGGGAAAACCACTGTGTCCTCTAACATCTCTTGGGCATTTTCCTCCCTGGGTGAACGCACGCTGTTGATTGATTGTGACCTTCGCCGAGGTCGCGTTCATCAAGTGGTGGATGCCTCAAATGCTGTGGGGATGACGGATTTGCTTACTGGCAGAGCTTCACTTGATGATTGTATTCAAAAGGCAGCGGCGGACAATCTTTGGACCATTTCACGTGGTGCCGTTGTTCCTGGAACCACTGAATTGCTGAATTCGGGTGTTTTTGCGGCCATCATCGAAGAACTGAAGTCGAAGTTCGACCGCATCATTTTGGATACACCTCCAGTACTGGGCCTGAGTGAAACAGCCTTTTTGCAGCACCATGCGGACGGAATCGTGGTGATTGTTCGTTGTGGTCACACCCTGCGTAAAGATGTGGAAGACGCTGTACAATCCCTCAAAAAACTGGGTGGTCACTTCTATGGTTTCGTCCTCAACGGTGTGGACTTCACCAAGCGTGCGAATCACTACTACTATTACTACTATTCATCCAGCTACTACGATTCCAACTGGGATGAGCCGCAGAAGAAGGTGATATAA
- a CDS encoding NHL repeat-containing protein: protein MRHPILSLLTALAMGTTAAAEVAYEFAPNFITPPPGKETIGNGHGEIACDSAGNFYVSVQGPENKDAGVQVYGADGKFVKALKLPNSLHGFVIRKDEGEEYIFAAVLGEKKVIKAKLDGTVVLEIPTSAFPEGKAGPKGLALTNCDVAPNGDIYVVDGYGQSWIFVFDRAGKYKTVFGGPVEPLKLANTHKIFIDRRFEPARILACDRGNNRLLHLDLAGNLISVIASEGLRRPSSASFHGDLMCVAEIAGRVSVWDKEGKQVASLGVNDTPGQTNTPKVTPPDWKQGTVTSPHGITFDNQGNILETEWNVFGRVLRWNKK, encoded by the coding sequence ATGCGTCATCCTATCCTTTCTCTCCTCACTGCCCTGGCCATGGGCACCACCGCCGCTGCTGAAGTGGCCTATGAATTCGCCCCGAATTTCATCACGCCGCCTCCTGGTAAGGAAACCATCGGCAATGGCCATGGCGAAATCGCCTGTGACAGCGCGGGCAACTTTTACGTCAGCGTCCAGGGCCCGGAAAACAAAGACGCTGGCGTGCAGGTCTATGGCGCTGATGGCAAGTTCGTCAAAGCCCTCAAGCTACCCAATTCCCTCCATGGTTTTGTTATCCGCAAGGATGAGGGCGAGGAATACATTTTCGCCGCCGTTCTCGGTGAGAAAAAAGTCATCAAGGCCAAGCTGGACGGCACCGTCGTCCTGGAAATCCCCACCAGCGCATTCCCCGAAGGCAAAGCTGGCCCGAAAGGTCTCGCCCTAACCAACTGTGATGTCGCTCCCAACGGTGATATTTATGTGGTGGACGGCTACGGCCAGAGCTGGATCTTTGTTTTTGATCGCGCAGGCAAATACAAGACCGTCTTTGGCGGTCCTGTGGAACCCCTGAAGCTGGCGAATACGCACAAGATCTTCATTGATCGCCGTTTTGAACCTGCCCGTATTCTCGCTTGCGACCGTGGCAACAATCGCCTCTTGCACCTGGACCTTGCAGGCAACCTCATCAGCGTCATCGCCAGCGAAGGTCTGCGCCGCCCCAGCAGTGCCTCCTTCCATGGCGACCTCATGTGCGTGGCTGAAATCGCCGGACGAGTGAGTGTTTGGGACAAAGAGGGCAAGCAGGTTGCTTCCCTGGGCGTGAATGATACGCCTGGCCAAACGAATACCCCCAAAGTGACCCCGCCAGATTGGAAGCAGGGCACTGTCACTTCTCCTCACGGTATCACCTTTGACAACCAGGGTAACATCCTGGAGACCGAGTGGAATGTCTTTGGCCGCGTGCTGCGCTGGAACAAGAAATGA